Below is a genomic region from Halobacterium sp. CBA1132.
CGCTCACGAACCCGATTTCCGCGATAGTGCCGTCGTCGGCCACGTCGACGTGGAACTCGCCGTCGTCGCCGCAGCTAGTCTCCGCGGAGTGCTTGCTGAACGTCGGGTCGTCGAGGCCGCCCGCGTTCGGCTGGCGCTGGAAGTGGTCGCGGACGCGGTCGTGGTAGCGCGCCGACGCGAGCAGTTCGTCGCGGCGTGCGGGCGCGTCCTCGATGGCGTCCAGCAGAGCGTCGACGTCGTCGCGGGTGTTGTACGCGTAGAACGACGCCCGAACGGACCCCGGGACGTCGAGAATGTCGTGGAGGGGCTGCGTGCAGTGGTCGCCCGCGCGCACCGCGATGCCCGCGTCGTCCAGCAGTTCGGAGAGGTCGTGGCCGTGGACGCCGTCGACGTTGAACGCCACGAGGCCGGTGCGTTCGACGCCCGGCGGGGGGCCGTACGTCTCCACGTGCTCGCGGTCGGCGAGTTCCCCGAGGAGGTACTGCGCGAGGTCGTTCTCGTGGTCGCGGACCGCATCCATCCCGAGGTCGTCGAGGTAGTCGGCGGCCTCCGCGAGCGCGATGCCCTCCGCGATGGGCGGCGTACCGGCTTCGAACTTCCACGGGAGGTCGTTCCACGTCGCCTCGTCGAAGGTGACGTGGCGAATCATCTCGCCGCCGTAGAGGAACGGCTCCATGTCCGCGAGGAGGTCGCGGCGGCCGTACAGGCAGCCAATACCGGTCGGCCCAGCCATCTTGTGCCCGGAGAACGCGAGGAAGTCAGCACCCAACTCGTCGACGTCGACGGGCCGCGTGGGCACGGACTGAGCGCCGTCGACGACCACGACGCCGCCGGCGTCGTGTGTCAACTCAGCGATTTCTCGGACAGGGTTGACGGTGCCGAGAACGTTCGAGACGTGCGCGACGGAGACGATTTCGACGTCATCGTCGACGACCGCTTTCGCGTGCTCCATGTCGAGACGGCCGCCGTCGTCGACCTCGACGTACCGGAGGTCGGCGCCCGTGCGCTCCGCGAGCTGCTGCCACGTCACCAGCGACGCGTGGTGCTCCATCTCCGTCGTGACGATGGCGTCCCCTGGGCCGAGCCGGTGAGCGAGCCCGTACGCGACGAGGTTCACGGCCTCAGTGGCGTTCTTCGTGAACACCATCTCTTCGCGGCCGTCCGCGCCCACGAACTCCGCGAGGCGGTCGTGGGCGTTCTCGTACGCGACCGACGCCTCGTGGCTGAGCGTGTGGATGCCGCGGTGGACGTTCGCGTTGTACTCGTCGTAGTACGCTTTCGCGGCGGCCGACACGCACTCGGGTGTCTGCGTCGTCGCCGCGTTGTCGAGGTACACCAGCGACTCTCCCCCGACATCTCTGTCGAGCACCGGGAAGTCCTCCCGTACCGCCTCGACGTCGAATCCCATGTCGAAGTACAAGCGTATTTCGCCGATAAATCTGTGGGGTGAGCTACACGAGTGCGCCGACTGCCGCGAGCAGCAGGCCGACGACCTCGACGAACACGACGACCGGACAGCAGTCGCGCTCGCTGGTCTCGCGTTGCCCCGTGCTGCCGTCGATGCCGGGATTGCGCTCGCGTAGACGACGACTACTGACTCGCTCGGCGTGCAATCGCCCCCTCGGTTCTGACGCCGCACTGAATGAACCCTGCGCGAGCAATCGACATTTAACATGGCAGCGTCCCAAGGTGAAGTATGGACGGGGCCACGTTCGAGGCTATCCACAAGTACGGGGTCGTGCTGTCCGTGGTCGCCACCGCGCTCGCCGTCCTCGCATCCGTCGTGGGCGGGCCGATTGGCTCCGTCGCCCTCCTGTTCTTGGGGTGGGCGGGCCCGCTCGGCCTGTTCTACTTCGGGGGCGCATACCTCACCCACACCACCGCCTACGCGTCGGCATATCACGTCCTGGGCGAAGAACTCATGCGCGGTGTCGCGTGGTACTCTCTGAGCCTCATCGCGTGGTCGGTCGTCGCCAACCAAACCACCGGCTTTGCGACCTCACCGGGTGCCGTATTCGGGTTGCCCGCAGTGACAGCCCTCGGTATCACCCTCCTGATGGCCGCTACCAGATACGTGACAGGGAGCGACCTGAGAGTCGAGAGCGAGGGCGGGCAACTACTCGTGGTGATTTCCGGCGGAATCGCCTTCGGGTTCCTCGCGCTCTTCCTCGTGCTAACTGGCCAAGCGGACTGGTGGCTTTTCGCGCTGTCCCTGCTCAGTCTTCCGGGTGGACTCGCGCTCCGCTGGGTTCTGAAGCAGCGCTATCCGGGAGTCCTCGGGGCAAATTAGTCACGCCGAGTCACCCACCGCTAACCAGTAGTAGCCGAAGGAGGGAACGGCAGAGCACAGTTCACACACTCACACTGCACTCCGTCGCACTCGAATCGACTGCACGGACGAGAACAGCGTTGCTCCGTGGAATTTCGAGATGTGCGCCCACGACACTACCGGCCGACAATCTACCAGTAGGCTCGGTGGAGGTGAAACTATCCGGTGAGCGACGAGTGACTGCCGAAAAGATATAAACGAGAACGCGACTAACAGATTCGTATGACCATTACCCGCGACGAGGGCGTCCTCGGGGGCGAACCCCGAATAGAGGGGACGAGAGTCGGCGTCCGACACGTCGCGGCAGGAGTTCTCGACGGCGACCGATCGCCACCACACGTCGCGGACCAACTCGACGTCTCTCTCTCCGAGGTCTACGAGGCACTCGCGTACTACTACGCGCACGTCGAGGAGATGCGTGAATTCGAGCGCGAAAACGAGGCCGCCTTCGATCGGATTCACGAGTCCTCGCTGAAGCCGAAGGAAACGATTCAGTGACGGGAACGCGGATTCTCCTAGACGAGCACGTCGGACGAGTGTTCGAGCGCGTGCTCAGTGAACGGGGTTACGACGTCGAGCAAGCGAAGGACGTGTTCGGCGAACTCACCGAGGACGCGGAGTTACTGGCGTGGTGTGGCGAGCACGGCGTCGCGCTGATGACGAACAACGCACGAGACTTCGAGGAGCTTCACCGGGAGACCGACCACGCCGGGCTCCTGCTCTACTACGATCAGAACCGCCCCGACGAGGATCCGGAAGGCCTTGCACGAGTCGTGGACGAAGTGTTCAACCAGTACAGAACGTCAGGCATCGAGAACGAAATTATCGATCTCGACGAGTGGTACGACTGGCTCCACGAGTGATCAGCGGCCAACAGTTCGATACCGGATTCTACATCGCTACCGCTTCTCGGTCTCGAAATGTACGCCCGCGACACTACCGGGCGACAATCTACTAGTAGGCTCGGTGAAAGTAAAGTCCGGCATGAGTGGCAGTGAAATAGCCAGCAAGTCAATCTGCGTATCGAGTACTTCCGACCGGCAAAATTAGATGGTCCACGACACAGTTGGCAGTTATATGAGTCTCCGTGGCCGATTGCGAGAGTGCCTTCTGCTCACAGTCGCAGTGCTCCTCTCCATCGGGGGAATTAGCCTACTGTTCATCGGAGCTTACTTCACCGGATTCGGATGGCAGGGTTTGAGTTCGATAGTCGTCGGTATCGGTCTTCTTACCGTCGGGCTGTTGATTCTGCTGCGACAAGACTCAGAGGTTTCCGCCCGCCTCGTCGGTTTTATCAAAGAGGTATTCATGAGCACTTGACTCCTCAGAGTAACCGTACAGATCCGGTACCAGCACTCGCTATACTTAGCGATGCGTGAGTACATTTAGATCCTATTCCGGCGACTTCTCGACACCTGAGCGGTCGAAGAGCCGTCTCTCCGGGGAATTTCGAGGTGTGCGTCCGAGACACTACCGGGCGACAATCTACTAATGAATACGTACTGAAGTACGGCAGTACATTCATTACGTCAGCACTTCAATCTCACAGTATGCCCGTGAGCATCGACGAGTTCGAATCGGGGGAATTGCCGGAGGGGCCGAGCGTGCCCGAGCAGGTGATTACGTACCTACACATGCACCGGGACGCGGCGTTCACCCGGTCGGAGATAGCTACTGCCATCGGCGAGGACCCGAACACGGTTGGCACCGCTCTCACGCGATTGAAAGAGCGTGACCTCGTCCGCCATCGAGGGCAGTACTGGGCGATCACGGAAGACGAACACCGGGTCGCCGCCGCCTACGACCTCCACGACGTGAGCGAACGACTCGACGAAGCCGACGGCGGAATCGACTCGGGGGACTGGGACGCCGTCGCCCCCGACCAACTGCATCCGAGCGAGCAGGATTCAAGTGAGGGCGAGTAATCGATGGAGCCGGAACGCGGCGATGTCGTCAGGAGTACCGACCCGTTCAAACTCGGCACTGATCGCCAGCGACCGTGGCTCGTCGTGAACAACAGCTCCCACCCGTTCGCCGACGAGCAACACGTCGCGGTCGCTATCTCGACGAAGGAATACGACGACTCGCTTCGTCTCGGGGAGGACGTCTGGGAAACGGGCGGTGTTCCATGAGAGTCGTTCCTCTCGCCGTGGGCGATCCACTCGCCCGGAGCGAAGACCTCGTCGCGTGGCAGGGCCGAGTTACTGACGAATTCGTGGATCGCGTCGTAGACTCACTGGAGACGTATCTGCGGTAGTTCGAAAGTGTACGCCCGCGACACTACCGGCCGACAATCTACTAGTAGGGACAGTGAAGGAGGAGCAGGCCGCTCAACACACGGAAGTTCCCGCCCGGAAGAGATGCAACGACTACTCGTCGGCCTCGGAGAGCACTTGTGCGTACAGGTCGTCGGAGATCCAGAACCCGGCTTCGCGGAGGGGTTCGTGGAAGATTTCGACGAACAGGTCCGAACGCTCCACCTCGACTAAGCGCAGAAATTCGTCGTCACGCAACTCCCGAAGTCCCTCTAATCCATCCCCCCGTCGGTGAGTTCACTCCATACCTGGCGCGGAATCGTGGTTTCGGAGAACTGTGACTGGAGGAGGTCGAGCCGTTCGATGAGCGCGAGATTCAGCAGTGGGGACGTATCCGAGACCACGAGCTTACTATTCGGCATACTCGAGGTCTTCTGCTAACTCCCGCTCACCGTAGTGCCGGGAAATATCGCGGTCGCCGAGGAGAGTCTGAAATTCCCGCTTCGAGAGGCCCGCCAGTGCACGCGCCTTCCCGAACGAGAGAACGTCACGAGCGTACAACGAGACCGCCAACTCCCGCTTCATCGCAGGCGAGCGCTCCCCTTCGGGGAGCTGTAACGCCTCGTAGACGTCGTCGTCGATCTCGATCGTCGCCATACCCGGAGGTAGGCGTACGGGATTCTTGAGTGTTTGGCTGCACACGGAAACGAACACAGCAAGCGCTGAGAAGGTCGATGTACGCCCGCGACACTACCGGGCGACAACCTACTAGTAGTCTTGGTGAAACTAACACGGTACAGCGTCCGGCGACCGAGTGGTCCGAAGGACCCCGGAAGGTCGCCGGTTCACTGCGCGAGCGAACGAAGTGAGCAAGCGCAGGCCGACGAGCGACTAAGCGCCGAAGGCGCGCTGGAGCGAGGAGTGCTTTTGGCCGAGCTTTTACCGAGCGCTGGCTCCGCCAGCGCGCAGCGTAAAAGGTCGAAATGTACGCCCGCGACACTAACGACCGACCTCATCCGTGGGCAGTGTGCCCCGTTGGCCGGGAAACCCTCGTGGCGGGCGGGTGGCTTCGTCAGAAGCCACCAATTGCCGAAGCGGCGTCAGCCGCTGCGGCGGGAGTGCTCGACGAGCACTCCGAGTACCGAGCCGGCGAAACCGACTCGCTGCGTGGTGTGTGACGCCACCAGCCGGGCAGCGTGTGGCTGCCGCACGTGTTGCACGCCGGGGTTCTCCGAGCGGTCATCGCGTCCGAATGGACGAACTCGGCCGGGGACAAACGGCGCGCGTAGCGTCGTAGGCGGCCGCGTAGAAAGAGGGTTACGCCTCTGCCGTCTCGGTGAGCGCGTACACCTGTTCTTTGGTCTCGCAGAGGCCGCAGACGCACTCCGCGAGGCCGGCGTCCTCCAGTTCCGCGAGCGCGTCGGCGGCGTCGGCTTCCGAGAGGCGCCCCTCTTCGGCCACTTCGGCCGGGGAGAGCGGACCGCAGTTGTCGAGCACGACGCGCGCGAGTTTCGCCGCGCACGACAGCGCCTCGGACTCACTCATCACTTCGGCGTAGTTGACACGAGTCAAAAACCCTTCGTAAAGCGGCGAGTAGGACGCCTGTCGCACAACGCTTACTGTCGTCGGCGCCGACCAGCGAGGCGATGACAGACATCACAGTTCTGCGGACCGGCGCCCACGGCACGCCGATGTCGGAGTACGCGGACGCGCTCCGCGAGCGACTGCCCGAGTACGACGTGGCGCTCGCGCGGACGCCCGCCGACGAGCGCGAACTCGTGGCGGACGCGCGCGTCGTGACGGGCGTCGACGTCGACGAGGAACTGCTCTCGCACGCCGACGAACTGGAGCTGTTTGCGGGTGCGTACGCCGGCTACGAGCACCTGCCGCTGGACGTGTTCCGTGAGCGCGGCGTGGCGGTGACGAACGCCGCGGGCGTCCACGCGCCCAGTGCGGGCGAGCAAGTGCTGGGCTACCTGTTGACGTTCGCGCGCCGCCTCCACGAGGGGTGGCGGCGCCAGCAGAACCGCGAGTTCCGTCACTTCCGAGCGCACGAACTGAAGGGTTCGACGGTGACCGTCGTCGGCCTCGGCGCTATCGGGCAGGGCGTCGTCCAGCGTCTCCAAGGGTTCGACGTGGACACCATCGGCGTGCGATACACGCCCGAGAAGGGCGGGCCGACCGACGAAGTCGTCGGGTTCGACGACGACGCGCTCCACGACGCGTTCGCTCGCACGGACTACCTCGTGCTGGCGTGCCCGCTCACGGACACCACACAACATCTCGTCGACGAGGCCGCGTTCGACACGCTGCCGCCGGAGAGCGTGCTCGTGAACGTCGCTCGCGGCGGCGTCGTCGACACGGACGCACTGATCTCAGCACTGCGCAGGGAACACATTCGGGGCGCTGCGCTCGACGTCACCGACCCCGAGCCGCTGCCGGAGGACCACGCGCTGTGGAACTTCGAGAACGTCGTCGTGACGCCGCACATGGCTGGGCAGACGCCCGAATACTGGAACCGGCTCGCGGACATCCTCGCGGCGAACGTCCCGCGCCTCGACACTAACGAGGAACTGCAGAACCGCGTCGCTTAGCCCTCGACGTAGCCGAGCCACGCGAACAACACGCCGAACAGGCCCGCGAAGAGGGCGAGCAGCACGCCGATGCTGGCGGTGTCGCCGGACTCGGTGGTCGCGAAGTACGCGAACGCCGCGGCGAGCGCGACCGACCCGACCGCGAACGCGTACAGCGTCCGCGCTATCGTCGGATTCCGGTCGTGAGTCGGTGGCTCGGCGTCACTGGACTCGATGGCCTCCCGAATGCGGGCGGCGTCCGCCGAGGGAACGCCGAATAGTCGGGGCGCGCTCACACCAGGACTGTTGGGGTAGTGCACGCGGAGGACCGAAACCGAACCGAGGTCGTACCGGCTCACGGAGTCGACGGCGGTGAGTACGGTTTCGTTGTTGTTGGCGCGGAGGACGCCCTCTGCGGTATCGACATATCCCTCGCTACGGAGCGCCGCACCGATGGGGAGTGTCCCGAGGACAGCGACGGCGACGACGCCGAACAGACACTCCGACGGCGCGTCGAGCGCCACCAGCGCACCGAGTACGGCCGCCCACGCGACGCTCGCGGCGGCCAGTTCGCGCGCGGAGAAGTACTCTCGGAGTCCGTCGTTCCCGCTGCGCGCGAGCGCGGCGTGGGTCGCCATCCGTCGCGCACCGAGCAGGCCGAACGCCAGCAGGAGCGCGAGCACCCCGAAGTTCCCGGAAAGCAGGCTGCCGGCGAACACGAACAGCGAGAACGCGCCGAAGAAGACGAAGAGACCCGCGATGGCGCCGAACGGGACCAGCGCGAGCGTTCGCAGCAGCCGGCTCGTTTCGACGGTGTACGTCCACTCGACGCGGGTCACGACAGTCGGTTCGCGGAACCGACAGTTAAAACGAGCGGGGGCGTCTCAGACCCAGCCCTCACTGGCGAGCAGTTCGCCGTTGAGGAGGCTGGCGCCGGCCGCACCGCGGATGGTGTTGTGCGCGAGGCAGTTGTACTGGAGGCCCGAGTCCGTCTCTTGGATGCCGCCCGCGGCGACCGCCATTCCGTCGCCGAGCATGCGGTCGAGGCGCGGCTGCGGGCGGTCGGGCTCCTCGAAGACGTGGACGAGCTGGTCGGGCGCGCTCGGGAGGTCCAGCGTCGGCGCGTCCCGGAACGCCTCCGCAACTTCCTCGGGGGTGGGCTCGTCGGCCGTCTCCACGAAGACGTTCTCGAGGTGGCCGTCGAGCGTCGGAATGCGGTTGCAGGAAGCGGAGACGCTGGCGTCGTGCCACGAGACCTCGGAGTCGGCGAACTCGCCGAGGAGTTTGCGGGACTCGGTCTCCATCTTCGCTTCCTCGCCGCCGATGTGCGGGACGGCGTTGTCGATAATCTCCATCGACGTCACGCCCGAATAGCCCGCGCCAGAGACGGCCTGCAGCGTCGAGACGTGGACGCGTTCGAGGCCGAACTGGCGGAGCGCGGCGAGCGTCGGGACCATCGTAATCGTCGAGCAGTTCGGATTCTTCACGAGCGCGCCGTCCCACCCGCGCTCGTCGCGCTGCACGTCGATGAGGTCGAGGTGGTCGGCGTTCACTTCCGGAATCACGAGCGGCACGTCGTCGGCGGCGCGCGCGTTGCTCGAATTCGAGGAGACGACGAACCCGGCCTCGCAGAGCGCGGGTTCGACGCGCTCGCCGACGCTGGACGGCAGCGCGGAGAACAGCAGGTCGGTGTCGTCGGGAATCTCGTCCGGGTCGGTGTCGCGGACCTCGACGTCCGCCACGTCCTCGGGAATCGGCGTGTCGAGGCGCCACTTCGCCGCCTCGCGGTATCGCTTCCCCGCGCTCTCCGGGCTCGCGGTAAGTACTGAGAGTTCGAACTCCGGGTGGCCGTCCAGCAGTTGGATGAATCGCTGGCCGACCGCACCAGTCGCACCGAGTACGCCGACAGATGTCATACCACCCTCTCAGAACCGGGTAGTGAAACCCCTTCGGGTGGTGGAAAATTAAGCACGTTCCCCGGCGGCGGCCGCCGGACGACTACTCGCGCTTGTGCGTGATGTAGCCCGCGATGCGGTTGCGGACCGGCTTCGACTCGACGTTCGTGAGCTCCGTGACGGCTTCCTTGTTGTGATCGAAGTCTTCGCGGCTGAACGCGTCGGGGTATCGCTCCATGAGAATGTTCCCCGTCTTCTTGACGTAGTCGGGCTTGATGGCCATACGGTCTGGTTCATTCGCCGTGCGTTAAAAGGATTCGTTTCACGAGCACGACTCGACTTCTGGAGGTGTGTCCTGAGTGAGGGACGTTACCGTCTTCGACACCTCGAAAGCCCCCGTGCTGCCGACTCCCGGGACTCGCTGTGCTCCTCAGTCGCGACGCTCCCTGCGGTGCTTGCGTCGTCCGGGTTCGTCGGCAGCACGGCCCCTTTCAATCCGCCCGCTGCCGGCTGCCCAACCGGCTACGGGCGGACTGAAAGGGGCGGGCCGCTCGCGCCTGCGTGGTCGTTTCGCCGGCCGCTATCTGCGAGCGGAGCGAGCAGATATGCCGGCGAGCGACCGCGAGCGGCCCGGGGCTTTCGAGGCGTCAGAAACGAACCAGTACGTGCAGTCGCGCTACTCCGAATCGCGCTCGAACGCGCCGGCGACGAGCAGCGGGAAGACGAGCGTGGCTTCGGCCTCGATTTGGGTGTAGTTGGTCTCGGACTCGTCTTTGATTTTCCCCCACGAGACGGCTTCTTCGGGCGGCGCGCCGGAGAGCGAGCCGTCGCCTTCCATGCCCGTGGAGATGTAGACGGCGTACTCGGCGCCGCCGCGGAAGAGGTTCGTCATGATGGCGTGGTGCTTGGGGACGCCGTCGCCGACCGCGATGAGGCCCGTGGTGTCCGCGAGCAGGCCCTCCTCGATGAGCGTGTCGTAGTCGTCGACGATTTCGATGCCGACCTCGGAGTCGTAGCCCTGCCGGTAGTAGTAGAGGAAGTTCCCGATTTCGGCGTCCGTGAGCGCCGGACAGAACACGGGGACGTCCTGGTCGGCGGCGTTCTTCAGCACGGAGTCCTCGTCGTCTAAGGTCTCGCCGAGTTCCCGCGCGAAGTCGGTCGGGGTGCGGACTTTCTCCTCGGCGAAGAAGTCCTCGAAGAAGTCGTAGAGATACTCCTCCAGCCAGACGTAGCGGTCCGAGGGGACGAAGATGTTGCCGAGGCGGTTGATGCCTTCCTCGCGGAGCGCGGCCTCGTCGGCGTCCCACTCGCCCATCTTGAACGGCTTCGCGGTCTTGATGACGTCCTCGGTCAGGGAGCCGGAGGTGGTGATGATGACGTCGACGTGGCCCTCGCGGACGAGGTGCGCGACGACCTCGCGAAGCCCCGAGGAGACGATGTTCGACGTGAACGTGAGGTAGACGGTGGCGTCGTCGTCGCGCATGTCCTGCACGATGTCGACGCCCTCCGCGAGGTGTGTGGCCTGGAAGCCCGTCGTCGCGTACGCGTCCAGCATCTCGAAGAAGTCGAAGTCGCCGCGGAAGTCGTAGCCGCGGACGTCCTCGGTGTCCAGCTCGCCGTCCGAGCCCGGGAGGACGTTCTCGCGGGTGTCGTCGTCGGTCATGCCACCGGCTAGTGGCCGCGCGAATTTGAACGTCCCGACATGCGACCGTCTACGACAGCCGTGTCCGGCTGATGGAGAATCCTACCACTCGCCGTCGACGCACTCGCGTACTCGCTGGATGGCCTCGCGTTCGCGCTCGCCGCCGCACTTGCGCGCGACGTCCGCGAAGAACCGCAGGCGCTCGCGCAGTGTCTCGGTGTCGTAGGCGGGGACGTCCAGGCGCGACGCCGCGACCGTCGCCTCCACGACCGCGTTGAACCCGCGGTTTATCGTGGCCGGCGACGCCCGCACGACTTCGCTCTCGACGGGACGGAGTTCCCAGTGCTCGCGTCGCGTGCCGTCGTCCTCGTCCGTGCCGACGTGTTCGACCTCCACCTCAACCCACGCGTCCGCCGCGTCGA
It encodes:
- a CDS encoding SufS family cysteine desulfurase; translated protein: MGFDVEAVREDFPVLDRDVGGESLVYLDNAATTQTPECVSAAAKAYYDEYNANVHRGIHTLSHEASVAYENAHDRLAEFVGADGREEMVFTKNATEAVNLVAYGLAHRLGPGDAIVTTEMEHHASLVTWQQLAERTGADLRYVEVDDGGRLDMEHAKAVVDDDVEIVSVAHVSNVLGTVNPVREIAELTHDAGGVVVVDGAQSVPTRPVDVDELGADFLAFSGHKMAGPTGIGCLYGRRDLLADMEPFLYGGEMIRHVTFDEATWNDLPWKFEAGTPPIAEGIALAEAADYLDDLGMDAVRDHENDLAQYLLGELADREHVETYGPPPGVERTGLVAFNVDGVHGHDLSELLDDAGIAVRAGDHCTQPLHDILDVPGSVRASFYAYNTRDDVDALLDAIEDAPARRDELLASARYHDRVRDHFQRQPNAGGLDDPTFSKHSAETSCGDDGEFHVDVADDGTIAEIGFVSESCAVSSAVASLLADDLEGEPVEAITNLAGRVEELLDGQYPDMREECVRGPEDVIREGATEHLDAMRADGAGE
- a CDS encoding DUF433 domain-containing protein — protein: MTITRDEGVLGGEPRIEGTRVGVRHVAAGVLDGDRSPPHVADQLDVSLSEVYEALAYYYAHVEEMREFERENEAAFDRIHESSLKPKETIQ
- a CDS encoding DUF5615 family PIN-like protein; protein product: MTGTRILLDEHVGRVFERVLSERGYDVEQAKDVFGELTEDAELLAWCGEHGVALMTNNARDFEELHRETDHAGLLLYYDQNRPDEDPEGLARVVDEVFNQYRTSGIENEIIDLDEWYDWLHE
- a CDS encoding helix-turn-helix transcriptional regulator, with the protein product MPVSIDEFESGELPEGPSVPEQVITYLHMHRDAAFTRSEIATAIGEDPNTVGTALTRLKERDLVRHRGQYWAITEDEHRVAAAYDLHDVSERLDEADGGIDSGDWDAVAPDQLHPSEQDSSEGE
- a CDS encoding DUF3368 domain-containing protein; protein product: MRDDEFLRLVEVERSDLFVEIFHEPLREAGFWISDDLYAQVLSEADE
- a CDS encoding UPF0175 family protein, whose amino-acid sequence is MATIEIDDDVYEALQLPEGERSPAMKRELAVSLYARDVLSFGKARALAGLSKREFQTLLGDRDISRHYGERELAEDLEYAE
- a CDS encoding D-2-hydroxyacid dehydrogenase, with the translated sequence MTDITVLRTGAHGTPMSEYADALRERLPEYDVALARTPADERELVADARVVTGVDVDEELLSHADELELFAGAYAGYEHLPLDVFRERGVAVTNAAGVHAPSAGEQVLGYLLTFARRLHEGWRRQQNREFRHFRAHELKGSTVTVVGLGAIGQGVVQRLQGFDVDTIGVRYTPEKGGPTDEVVGFDDDALHDAFARTDYLVLACPLTDTTQHLVDEAAFDTLPPESVLVNVARGGVVDTDALISALRREHIRGAALDVTDPEPLPEDHALWNFENVVVTPHMAGQTPEYWNRLADILAANVPRLDTNEELQNRVA
- the asd gene encoding aspartate-semialdehyde dehydrogenase; the protein is MTSVGVLGATGAVGQRFIQLLDGHPEFELSVLTASPESAGKRYREAAKWRLDTPIPEDVADVEVRDTDPDEIPDDTDLLFSALPSSVGERVEPALCEAGFVVSSNSSNARAADDVPLVIPEVNADHLDLIDVQRDERGWDGALVKNPNCSTITMVPTLAALRQFGLERVHVSTLQAVSGAGYSGVTSMEIIDNAVPHIGGEEAKMETESRKLLGEFADSEVSWHDASVSASCNRIPTLDGHLENVFVETADEPTPEEVAEAFRDAPTLDLPSAPDQLVHVFEEPDRPQPRLDRMLGDGMAVAAGGIQETDSGLQYNCLAHNTIRGAAGASLLNGELLASEGWV
- a CDS encoding 30S ribosomal protein S17e → MAIKPDYVKKTGNILMERYPDAFSREDFDHNKEAVTELTNVESKPVRNRIAGYITHKRE
- a CDS encoding deoxyhypusine synthase — encoded protein: MTDDDTRENVLPGSDGELDTEDVRGYDFRGDFDFFEMLDAYATTGFQATHLAEGVDIVQDMRDDDATVYLTFTSNIVSSGLREVVAHLVREGHVDVIITTSGSLTEDVIKTAKPFKMGEWDADEAALREEGINRLGNIFVPSDRYVWLEEYLYDFFEDFFAEEKVRTPTDFARELGETLDDEDSVLKNAADQDVPVFCPALTDAEIGNFLYYYRQGYDSEVGIEIVDDYDTLIEEGLLADTTGLIAVGDGVPKHHAIMTNLFRGGAEYAVYISTGMEGDGSLSGAPPEEAVSWGKIKDESETNYTQIEAEATLVFPLLVAGAFERDSE
- a CDS encoding DUF447 domain-containing protein; protein product: MAEWPVALRGTTETVVTTRGPNDLWNVAALGIRASEDGETATATTWGNTRTRRNFHREGGGYVQFVSDPVVFADAALSIREERERVLDAADAWVEVEVEHVGTDEDDGTRREHWELRPVESEVVRASPATINRGFNAVVEATVAASRLDVPAYDTETLRERLRFFADVARKCGGEREREAIQRVRECVDGEW